Sequence from the Amycolatopsis sp. NBC_00345 genome:
CGTCGAGACCGCTTCGCTGAAGGAGCCGACCGCCGCCGAGCTGCGCGTCACCGACCCGAAGTCCGACGAGGTGCCGGCGGCGTACACGACCATCGACCGCGTCGACCCGCGAGTGGTCGCGAAGACCGACCAGCTCGTGGCGGGCCAGACCAACAACTTCGACAAGGCGAACGCGCTGTGGCAGTTCTTCAGCGCGCAGAACGGTTTCGTCTACGACACGAAGACCGCCGACGCCACCGACGCCGACGCGCTCGCCGACTTCATCCTCAACGGCAAGCGGGGCTACTGCGAGCAGTACGCGTCCGCGATGGCCGTGATGCTGCGCGTGGCGCACATCCCCGCGCGCGTCGCGATCGGCTTCACCCCGGGCGTGCAGAAGGGCGACTATCAGTCGATCAGCTCGCAGGACGCGCACGCGTGGGTCGAGGCGTACTTCGGCGACAAGGGCTGGGTCAGCTTCGACCCGACGCCGCTCGCCGACGGCCGCGGCATCGTCCCGCCGTACCTGCAGCAGAACGATTCCAGCTCGCAGCAGCCGAACGCCACCAACGACGTGCCGACCGCGCCGCGGTCCAGCGCGCCGACCGCGAACAACCCGCTGGACAAGGGCCAGAACCAGGCCACGCCCGGGCCGGCGCCGGACCAGGGGTCGAGCAGTGGCTGGCTGATCGCGCTCGCCGCGGTGCTGGCGGTGCTCGGCGGCCTGGCGGTGCTGATGGCGTACCTGCTGCGCTCCTCGCGCCGGCCGAACGGCCCCGGTGGCCGCTCGCCCGCGCCCGGCTCCGGCGTTCCCCCGCCGGACGCGACGCCGGACGGCAGCCTGCTGGTCCGCACTCCCGCCGCGGCCCCGGCCGACGACCCCGTCCACCTGGCCGTGCTGTGGCTGCCACTGGCCGCGGGCGTGCTGTTCGTGGCGGCGGCCGGCTTCCTGGCCGCGCTGGTGGCGTGGTGGTTCGCGCTGATCGTGGTGGTGCTGCTCGCGGGCATCGGCGGTCCGGCCGCCGTGCGCGACTTCTTCCGCCGCCGCCGTCTCCAGGCCATCGCGGCCCACGCCCCCGGCGCGGCGGACGCGGCGTGGCGGGAGCTCAAGGCCGAGTGCGCCGACCGCGGTGTGCCGATCCCGGACAGTGAGACCGTCCGCGTGACCGGCCAGAAGATCGCCGCGACCCACCACCTGGACGACCCCGGCCGCGAGAGCCTGCGCACGGTGATCAGCGCCGTCGAGAAGACCTGGTACAGCGGCGTGACCACACCGGACCCACAGCTGGGCCCCGCCTTCGACGAACTGCGCCGCGGCCTGGGGCGCACCGCCCCGCTGCCTTGGCGCGGACGGCTGTTCCCGAAGTCGGTGCTGCGCCGCCGTTCCTGAGGCTGGGCCGGCGCCGCTGGTGCCGAGGGGTGGCTTCGGTCTGGCTGCTCCCCGACGGGCGGGCCGCGCCCCTCAGCCTGACGGCGGCGGCCCCGGCCTGTCGTTCCCGCGGGGTGGCGGCCCCGGTCCACGGTGATCACCAGGCGGCGGGCGAGGCCGATTGTTCGCGTCCTGTGGTCAGCTCTGCCGACGTCCGCCGAAGGGTCGTGCTGCCCTGAATCACCCGAGGGCAGCCTTCCGCGCACATGAGAAATCCGCGCACCGCCCCGGGGAGGGCGACGCGCGGATCTCGAAGGTGGCGGCGCGCTATTGCTCTTCGAAGCGCTGGCGGAAGCGTTCCTCCATGCGCTGGGTGAAGGAGCTGCGACGGCTCGACTGCTTGCCGCCGCCTCCCCCACTGCCGTGGGGGCCGCTGTCCTTGCCGCTGTCGCCCTGGCGTATGGACGTCACGGCCATCATCACCCCGAAGAACATCACGAGGAACCCCAGCACGCTGATCAACGGGATGTCGGCGACCCGCAGCACGGGCACCACCACCCCCAGCACCAGCAGCGCGACGCCCACCACGAACAGGGCGATCCCCTGGATGCGCCGTCGACGAGCGGGGCGACGCATCCGGGTGCCACGCACCGTCGATGCGAACTTGGGGTCCTCGGCATAGAGCTCGCGCTCGATCTGATCGAGCAGCCGCTGCTCATGCTCGGAGAGTGGCATCTTTCCTCCTCCGGCACAGCTGTCGCGGGCGCCGGGCCGCGCAACGTCCTGGACCCAACAGCCAACCCCAGGCGGGGTGGCACTGTCCAGGATACGAGCCCCGCGCGCGTCCGACTACCCGATCCCGTATCCAGAAGGGATCGAATTGGGGGAAATCTCGGCTGACGTGGGTTGACAGACGGTCACCGCGACCGAACTCACGCCCTTCAGCAGGTCGAGAACACCCCGAACACCCTGCACTGACCTCCGCCGCGCACCCCTCCCGGCGCCGGCGACCACTCCCAGCGATCGGGGGACGGCCCCGGCCGCCGCGGCCCCGGCCCATCACCCGCACGGGGCGGCCGGCCACCCTGCCGGAGCCCTCGCGGGATCCGCTCGGCGGCTCGGCGGCTCGGCGGCTCGGCGGCTCGGCGGCTCGGCGGTCGGCGGCTCGGCGGTCGGCGGTCGGCGGCTCGGCGGTCGGTGGGTCGGCGGTCGGCGGGTCGTGCCGGACGCCGGACCGCTCGGACGCTGCGGACCGGACCACTGGCCGACCGGCTAGGCAGTACCCGGCCGCGCAGTACCCGGCCAGCCAGGGCCCGGCCAGGCAGTGCCCGGCTAGGCAGCGTGCAACCGGCAGGCAGGCAGTGCGCGCCGGTCAGTGCGCGACCGACCGAGGTGCGATCGGCCAGTGTGCGGCCGGCCGAGGTGCGGGATTGGCTGGCGTGCGGGATTGGCCAGTGTGCTCTCAGCCTGGAGCCAAGCGCGGCTGATTGGGCCGGTGGGCAGGCCTGATCGGCGCACCCGCAACCTGACCGCGCGCAGCTGACCGCGATGCACGGCCTGCCCGCTGCACCCACGACCTGGCCCGCGCAGGCCGGCCGCTGCGCCCATGACCTGAGCCGTGCGCAGGCTGACCGCTCACCATGGTCTGACCGCGGCACCCAACGACCTAGCGCACGCAGACTGGCCACCCACCACGGGCCCGGCCGCGGCACCCACGACCTGGCCGAGGCGCCCCATGACCTGGCCCGGGCAGACTGACCACCCTCCACGGGCCTGGCGCGGCACCCATGACCTGCGACCGCGCGCGGTCGGCTGGCTGATGCGCGGCTGACCGGTATCCCTGCCGGTGCCGTGCCGTGCCAGGCCAGGCCGAGGCCAGGCCAGGCCGAGGCGAGAGAACAGCGGCGTCACTCCTCCCGTGGCGACAGCAGTGACGCCGGGCGGACCGCGGCCG
This genomic interval carries:
- a CDS encoding transglutaminase family protein, with the translated sequence MTTTAPSAPPRPPIPHTPTPQPPAPAPAWSSSVLPPAAAGGATLCAATSLTGVVNGWAWFGYILVAVILVASTGLALRSLRAPTIAVGFGQLLVLLFLITGAFTTQGFLKIFPGPTAFGELQATLAASAEQIRSGLPPVDGTQPILCLVTIAIGLVAVLVDTLAVAAAAPAATGLVLLCVYAVPAALSDSLLPWWTFLLGAAAFPCLLAIDGSHRHRRWRNRDAPGSGGPARALQAPVAVVGAAIVLGLLGGGITVVGTVGKIPFGASGGPGGDGAGGFGVAPFTQLRGLLDQGANTELFQVRGLGSDRRLMRAFTLDTYTPNKGWGLRGGGQAQTGVLAGATLPAAPGDDGSGVSRQIQIEPTRWVDNWLPVYGAPRALRGVSPQWLYDRVSGSVFTTKSEPAPPYVETASLKEPTAAELRVTDPKSDEVPAAYTTIDRVDPRVVAKTDQLVAGQTNNFDKANALWQFFSAQNGFVYDTKTADATDADALADFILNGKRGYCEQYASAMAVMLRVAHIPARVAIGFTPGVQKGDYQSISSQDAHAWVEAYFGDKGWVSFDPTPLADGRGIVPPYLQQNDSSSQQPNATNDVPTAPRSSAPTANNPLDKGQNQATPGPAPDQGSSSGWLIALAAVLAVLGGLAVLMAYLLRSSRRPNGPGGRSPAPGSGVPPPDATPDGSLLVRTPAAAPADDPVHLAVLWLPLAAGVLFVAAAGFLAALVAWWFALIVVVLLAGIGGPAAVRDFFRRRRLQAIAAHAPGAADAAWRELKAECADRGVPIPDSETVRVTGQKIAATHHLDDPGRESLRTVISAVEKTWYSGVTTPDPQLGPAFDELRRGLGRTAPLPWRGRLFPKSVLRRRS
- a CDS encoding DUF3040 domain-containing protein, coding for MPLSEHEQRLLDQIERELYAEDPKFASTVRGTRMRRPARRRRIQGIALFVVGVALLVLGVVVPVLRVADIPLISVLGFLVMFFGVMMAVTSIRQGDSGKDSGPHGSGGGGGKQSSRRSSFTQRMEERFRQRFEEQ